The following are encoded in a window of Flavobacterium cupriresistens genomic DNA:
- a CDS encoding glycosyltransferase family 2 protein, translating into MSLALLVILAIYVLTIGWLIYGYTKVKKYKEKNLKPQTGFTIIVPFRNEADNLPHLLASFSKLNYPTDLFEVILVDDQSSDHFQVSGFRFQVSVIDTIRVSESPKKDAISTAMQHVKTDWVITTDADCIVSENWLLTFDNYIQENRVSMLAGAVTYDCEDSFLHHFQQLDLTSLQGATIGSFGLERAFMCNGANFAYTKVLFEKLNGFDGNNKIASGDDVFLLQKGVELCSNEIHYLKAEAAIVHTQPTQDWKSLFYQRVRWAAKTSSYQSGFGKTLGLIVFFGNLSFVIGTVLFVFGIWSWKLFVLFVFSKFTIDFVLLYSTNQFLRKTRIKNLILSSILYPFFSSTVALYSLFGSYEWKERRFKV; encoded by the coding sequence ATGAGTCTGGCTTTGTTGGTCATATTAGCAATTTATGTGCTAACAATTGGGTGGCTTATTTATGGTTATACCAAAGTAAAGAAGTACAAAGAGAAAAATTTAAAGCCTCAAACGGGTTTTACAATTATAGTACCTTTTAGAAACGAAGCAGATAATTTGCCACATCTTTTAGCAAGTTTTTCAAAGCTCAATTACCCGACTGATTTGTTTGAGGTTATTTTGGTGGATGATCAGTCCAGTGATCATTTTCAGGTTTCAGGTTTCAGGTTTCAGGTTTCGGTGATCGACACGATCAGGGTTTCGGAATCTCCTAAAAAGGACGCTATTTCTACGGCAATGCAACATGTAAAAACTGATTGGGTTATTACTACCGATGCAGATTGTATCGTTTCGGAAAACTGGTTGCTGACTTTTGATAATTATATTCAGGAGAATAGGGTTTCGATGTTAGCGGGCGCGGTTACCTACGATTGTGAGGATTCATTTTTGCATCATTTTCAGCAGTTGGATCTTACCAGTTTGCAAGGAGCAACCATTGGAAGTTTTGGACTAGAAAGAGCCTTTATGTGTAACGGTGCTAATTTTGCATACACAAAAGTTTTGTTTGAAAAATTAAATGGTTTTGATGGCAATAATAAAATAGCGAGTGGCGATGATGTTTTTTTACTGCAAAAAGGAGTAGAATTATGTTCTAACGAGATTCATTATTTAAAAGCGGAAGCTGCGATTGTACACACACAGCCCACGCAGGACTGGAAATCATTGTTTTATCAGAGAGTACGCTGGGCAGCCAAAACAAGTTCGTATCAGAGCGGTTTTGGAAAGACGCTGGGATTGATTGTTTTCTTCGGAAATCTGAGTTTTGTAATCGGAACTGTACTTTTTGTCTTTGGAATCTGGTCTTGGAAGCTTTTTGTTTTGTTTGTCTTTTCAAAGTTCACAATTGATTTTGTATTGCTTTATAGCACAAATCAATTTCTAAGAAAGACCAGAATAAAAAACCTTATTCTGAGCAGTATCTTATATCCCTTTTTTAGCTCGACGGTAGCTTTGTACAGTTTATTCGGTTCTTACGAATGGAAAGAGAGACGGTTTAAAGTGTAG
- a CDS encoding tetratricopeptide repeat protein produces the protein MNKFKVFVVLVLISFKTFACLNGETKELKNGVIVYVDYQGLVPHGHNFGLDNFPKLISELEGLYKKTNNIEYLSDKGYVLIVQKKYKKALELYLNIERIKPNRYSTASNIGTLYELIGENQKAYEWIKKSIQINPESHNGSEWLHLRILEAKIKNLTDVSGQFLINTNFGDKREPKTKLSNAEVDKLAKEIYYQVNERISFIKPKDRVISILLFELGNLVRLKREPENAERIYNLAKNYGFQDELINVRIKSIYESKARYFEQRTWNLESKIKALQNSKDGVDLDYTYQIETALLIVSIVVGILLIVLLLLYFKWKKLNDYIILNDFTK, from the coding sequence ATGAATAAGTTTAAAGTTTTTGTTGTTCTGGTTTTGATTTCATTTAAGACTTTTGCTTGTTTGAATGGGGAAACAAAAGAATTAAAAAATGGAGTTATAGTTTATGTAGATTATCAAGGTCTTGTTCCTCATGGGCATAATTTCGGGTTAGATAACTTCCCAAAATTGATTTCCGAACTTGAGGGTTTATACAAGAAAACAAATAATATAGAGTATTTGTCTGATAAGGGTTATGTTTTAATTGTTCAAAAAAAGTATAAGAAAGCCTTAGAATTGTATCTGAATATTGAACGAATTAAACCTAATCGATATTCAACAGCTTCAAATATTGGAACTCTTTATGAACTAATAGGAGAAAATCAAAAAGCATATGAATGGATTAAAAAATCGATTCAGATTAATCCCGAATCTCATAATGGTTCGGAGTGGCTGCACTTGAGAATTTTAGAAGCAAAAATTAAGAATCTGACAGATGTTTCAGGTCAGTTTTTAATAAATACTAATTTTGGAGACAAGAGAGAACCTAAAACAAAATTATCGAATGCCGAAGTAGACAAGTTGGCAAAAGAAATTTATTATCAGGTAAACGAGCGAATTAGTTTTATAAAACCAAAAGACAGGGTTATTTCGATTTTGCTTTTCGAGTTAGGGAATCTGGTAAGACTAAAAAGAGAGCCTGAAAATGCGGAAAGAATTTACAACCTCGCTAAGAATTATGGTTTTCAAGACGAACTAATAAATGTCAGAATTAAAAGTATATATGAGAGTAAAGCTAGATATTTTGAACAAAGAACCTGGAATTTAGAAAGCAAAATTAAGGCATTACAAAATAGTAAAGATGGGGTTGATTTAGACTATACCTATCAAATAGAAACGGCTTTATTAATTGTCTCTATAGTTGTGGGGATTTTGTTGATAGTCTTATTACTATTGTATTTTAAATGGAAAAAATTAAATGATTATATAATTTTGAATGATTTCACGAAATAG
- a CDS encoding DUF937 domain-containing protein, translating to MTPNLQIELRRFISSNVVSKLNKFYFENDALLIKGIDVSIGTVLMGLYNKAEDSGFYKQIVSSIEEDSTFYGEVDFASGRILSVDDCYRLEGNGLLKEIFANKKGRISEMISNEVGIKSETAREILNFSALLVVSYLKNNVQLLDSLKLLLEEQKRDILNSIHPGIKIILGFSCYETVDDKNQASLGRSIFTLFGHNFF from the coding sequence ATGACTCCGAACCTACAAATTGAACTTAGACGTTTCATATCTTCTAATGTTGTCTCAAAGTTGAATAAGTTTTATTTTGAAAATGATGCTCTTTTAATAAAGGGAATTGATGTTTCAATAGGTACAGTTCTGATGGGATTGTATAATAAAGCAGAGGATTCGGGTTTCTATAAGCAAATAGTGTCATCGATAGAGGAGGATTCAACATTTTACGGAGAGGTTGATTTTGCCTCCGGTAGAATTTTATCAGTTGACGATTGTTATCGCTTAGAAGGAAATGGTTTATTGAAAGAGATTTTTGCTAACAAAAAAGGACGGATCTCTGAAATGATTTCTAATGAAGTCGGAATCAAAAGTGAAACCGCCAGAGAAATTCTTAATTTTTCAGCACTACTGGTCGTTTCGTATCTTAAGAATAATGTTCAGCTTTTAGATAGTTTAAAATTATTGCTGGAAGAGCAGAAAAGAGATATCTTAAACAGTATTCACCCCGGAATCAAAATAATACTTGGATTCTCCTGTTACGAAACGGTAGACGATAAAAACCAAGCAAGCTTAGGAAGGTCCATTTTTACCCTTTTCGGACATAACTTCTTTTAA
- a CDS encoding type II toxin-antitoxin system RelE/ParE family toxin, translating to MRQIVISDFAKTKIKDILEHIENKWSESVRQKFAQKLYYCLKVIRENPEAFPKSESNKKTHKCVITKQTTIYYKFNIKRVEIIAVFDTRQDPNKIKKDIK from the coding sequence ATGAGGCAAATTGTAATTTCAGATTTTGCTAAAACTAAAATCAAGGATATTTTAGAACACATAGAGAATAAATGGTCAGAAAGTGTTCGTCAAAAATTTGCTCAAAAATTATACTATTGCCTAAAAGTTATTCGAGAAAACCCTGAGGCTTTTCCAAAATCTGAAAGCAATAAAAAAACGCACAAATGTGTTATTACAAAACAGACAACAATTTATTATAAATTCAATATTAAAAGAGTTGAGATAATTGCTGTTTTTGACACCAGACAAGACCCAAATAAAATAAAGAAAGACATTAAATAA
- a CDS encoding lysylphosphatidylglycerol synthase domain-containing protein: MISIPHKAKQFLVLLAKLLIVGGAFYFIYDQLAHNDKLDWQKFITLFRKNQSVLGIAFILLLSVLNRYFEILKWQNLAKVLHEISIGQATKEVLAALTAGIFTPNGVGEYAGKALFYSKWEAKKVVFLNLICNGIQMVLTVIFGVFGLLYFNAKYNVITTKTVAILFAVFFFFFIVLFSLKKIKIKGYSIEKLLHKINELPKSVHQKNILLGICRYLVFSHQYYFLFLAFDVELPYFTLIATIAVVYFLASSLPTFQFLDFAVKGSVAIYFFGILGVNEWIVVFISTLMWFLNVVLPVILGSYYVLNFKTKTAE; encoded by the coding sequence ATGATTTCAATTCCCCACAAAGCTAAACAATTCCTCGTTCTTCTGGCCAAACTTTTGATTGTAGGCGGTGCATTTTATTTTATTTACGATCAGTTGGCGCATAACGACAAACTCGATTGGCAGAAGTTTATTACTTTATTTCGTAAAAACCAATCCGTTTTAGGAATAGCTTTTATTTTGCTTTTGAGTGTTCTGAATCGTTATTTTGAGATTCTAAAATGGCAGAACCTGGCTAAAGTATTGCATGAAATTTCGATAGGACAAGCCACCAAAGAAGTTTTGGCAGCCTTAACCGCCGGAATTTTTACGCCAAACGGAGTAGGGGAATATGCCGGAAAAGCCTTGTTTTATTCGAAATGGGAAGCCAAAAAAGTGGTTTTTCTGAATCTGATCTGTAATGGAATTCAAATGGTTCTGACCGTGATTTTTGGCGTTTTTGGCTTGTTGTATTTCAATGCCAAATACAATGTAATCACCACCAAAACGGTGGCAATACTGTTTGCGGTTTTCTTTTTCTTTTTTATTGTTTTGTTTTCGTTGAAGAAAATAAAAATCAAAGGATACTCCATCGAGAAATTGCTTCATAAGATTAACGAGCTTCCGAAGTCCGTTCATCAAAAAAATATACTTTTAGGGATTTGTCGTTATTTGGTTTTCTCGCATCAGTATTATTTTTTATTTCTGGCTTTTGATGTCGAACTGCCTTATTTTACGCTCATTGCAACCATTGCAGTGGTTTACTTTTTAGCTTCTTCTTTACCCACTTTTCAGTTTTTGGATTTCGCGGTAAAAGGAAGTGTTGCCATTTATTTCTTTGGAATTTTAGGCGTAAATGAATGGATTGTTGTTTTTATCTCGACCTTAATGTGGTTTTTAAATGTGGTTTTGCCGGTTATTTTAGGCAGCTATTATGTGTTGAATTTTAAAACTAAAACCGCAGAATGA
- a CDS encoding geranylgeranylglycerol-phosphate geranylgeranyltransferase yields the protein MLSRKNKILAMKVISLFSVVRGYNIPIIVLAQYLSAIFILAPEKRALDILLDFRLFLIVFASAITIASGYIINNFYDSQKDLINRPNKSMLDRLVSQKTKLSVYFTLNFIAALMALIVSWRAFFFFSGYIFLIWFYSHKIKKYPIVGNLTAALLAVIPFFAILLYFYNAISFEEIENHMSHFAVISAHAMFLFLLLLIREMIKDLENLKGDLANNYKTIPIIYNEKVSKQIITALTFLTILPVYILINIYDVGYMDIYFYVCYIFLLFFLLYLWKSNTKEQFLLLHNTLKFLIVSGVFCIVLINPSVLWHGKSLLLKI from the coding sequence ATGTTAAGCAGAAAGAATAAAATTTTGGCGATGAAAGTTATTAGTTTGTTCTCTGTAGTGAGAGGTTACAACATTCCGATCATTGTTTTAGCACAGTATTTATCTGCCATTTTTATTTTGGCTCCCGAAAAAAGGGCTTTAGATATCTTACTTGATTTTCGCTTATTTTTAATCGTTTTTGCTTCCGCTATTACCATTGCTTCAGGTTATATTATCAATAATTTTTACGACAGTCAGAAAGATTTAATCAACAGACCCAATAAATCGATGTTGGACAGACTGGTGAGTCAGAAGACCAAATTATCGGTTTATTTTACTTTGAATTTTATTGCTGCATTAATGGCTCTAATTGTTTCCTGGAGGGCTTTTTTCTTCTTTTCCGGTTACATTTTCCTCATTTGGTTTTACTCCCATAAAATAAAAAAATACCCTATTGTCGGGAATTTAACTGCCGCTTTACTGGCTGTTATTCCCTTTTTTGCCATCTTACTCTATTTCTACAACGCCATATCATTTGAAGAGATTGAAAACCACATGAGTCACTTTGCGGTAATTTCTGCCCACGCCATGTTTCTGTTTTTATTGTTATTGATTCGCGAAATGATAAAAGATTTAGAAAATCTGAAAGGAGATCTGGCTAATAATTACAAAACTATTCCAATCATATACAACGAAAAGGTTTCAAAACAAATCATAACTGCTCTGACGTTTTTGACTATACTACCCGTTTATATTTTAATCAACATTTACGATGTGGGCTACATGGACATTTACTTCTATGTCTGTTACATCTTTTTGCTTTTTTTCCTGCTTTATCTTTGGAAATCAAATACAAAAGAGCAATTTTTACTGCTTCACAACACGCTAAAATTCTTAATTGTATCAGGGGTTTTCTGCATTGTTTTGATAAACCCAAGCGTTTTATGGCATGGAAAAAGTTTACTGCTTAAGATTTGA
- a CDS encoding mevalonate kinase family protein — translation MKGPLFYSKILLFGEYGIIRDSKGLSIPYNFYNGALKKTEEPSAEAIASNASLKRFVDYLETLQTEQPELVTFDLTTLKNDVETGMYFDSSIPQGYGVGSSGALVAAIYDKYATNKITVLENLTREKLLQLKNIFSQMESFFHGKSSGLDPLNSYLSIPILINSKDNIEATGIPTQSFDGKGAVFLLDSGIVGETAPMVNIFMENLKDKGFRTMLKNQFVKYTDACVENFLHGDMKSLFTNTKKLSKVVLNNFKPMIPEQFHGIWQHGIDTNDYYLKLCGSGGGGYILGFTEDLERAKVSLKDYKLEVVYQF, via the coding sequence ATGAAAGGACCATTATTTTACTCGAAAATATTACTTTTTGGAGAATACGGAATTATCCGTGATTCCAAAGGACTTTCTATTCCTTATAACTTTTACAATGGTGCTTTAAAGAAAACCGAAGAACCTTCGGCAGAAGCTATTGCATCAAACGCAAGCCTGAAACGTTTCGTAGACTATCTTGAAACCTTACAAACAGAACAACCGGAATTGGTTACTTTTGATTTGACTACATTAAAAAATGATGTTGAAACAGGTATGTATTTCGATTCCAGTATTCCACAAGGATACGGAGTTGGAAGCAGCGGTGCTCTTGTAGCGGCGATCTACGATAAATATGCTACAAATAAAATTACCGTTTTAGAAAATCTAACTCGCGAAAAACTGTTACAGCTTAAAAATATATTTTCTCAAATGGAGAGTTTTTTCCACGGAAAAAGCTCCGGTTTAGATCCTTTAAACAGTTATCTAAGCATTCCAATCTTAATCAATTCTAAAGACAATATTGAAGCAACCGGTATTCCGACTCAAAGTTTTGACGGAAAAGGCGCTGTGTTTTTATTAGACTCCGGAATTGTAGGCGAAACGGCTCCAATGGTAAATATTTTTATGGAAAACCTAAAAGACAAAGGTTTCCGTACCATGCTTAAAAACCAGTTTGTAAAATATACCGATGCCTGTGTCGAAAACTTTTTACATGGTGACATGAAATCGTTATTCACCAACACCAAGAAACTTTCTAAAGTTGTTTTGAATAACTTCAAACCAATGATTCCGGAACAATTTCACGGAATCTGGCAACACGGAATTGACACAAATGATTATTACTTAAAACTTTGTGGTTCTGGCGGTGGTGGTTATATTCTAGGTTTTACTGAAGATTTAGAACGCGCTAAAGTTTCGTTAAAGGACTATAAATTAGAAGTTGTTTATCAATTCTAA
- a CDS encoding TspO/MBR family protein → MNKIVRIVIALMVCLLVGYSASTVTRPSIETWYVTLIKPAFNPPNWIFMPVWTFLYVLMAVAAGLVWDKIKEQNQEVKTALGFFLIQLTLNAIWSYLFFGLKNPMLALIEIAVLELMIYETYLKFIKINKTAGYLLIPYMVWVAFAAILNASIWWLN, encoded by the coding sequence ATGAATAAAATAGTCCGAATTGTAATTGCTTTAATGGTTTGTTTGTTAGTGGGTTATTCTGCCAGTACGGTTACAAGACCCAGTATTGAGACTTGGTATGTTACGCTTATAAAACCAGCTTTTAATCCGCCCAATTGGATTTTCATGCCGGTTTGGACGTTTCTTTATGTTTTAATGGCGGTAGCAGCAGGATTGGTTTGGGATAAAATAAAAGAACAAAATCAAGAGGTAAAAACGGCTTTAGGTTTCTTTTTGATTCAATTGACTTTAAATGCGATTTGGTCGTATCTTTTCTTTGGATTGAAAAACCCGATGTTGGCTCTGATTGAGATTGCAGTTTTAGAATTGATGATTTATGAAACGTATTTGAAATTTATTAAAATCAACAAAACAGCAGGGTATTTACTAATTCCGTATATGGTTTGGGTTGCTTTTGCTGCGATTCTGAATGCCAGTATTTGGTGGTTGAATTGA
- a CDS encoding pseudouridine synthase, producing MNNKEGNNKRGGSRPNSSRSNSNKPKPAMQKRAQGPKKVKPAVKAAEEEAAQKLKKQNQAPKRQKAADEIRLNKYISNSGVCSRRDADIYIQSGNVKVNGVPVTEMGYLVKLNDVVNFDGVTLTPEKKEYILLNKPKNFTTALDEGQEYRNVLELVRGSTTAKIAPIGRMDKNTTGLLLFTNDTDMIRKFTLPSQKSSKIYQVSLDKNLKYEDLEKISKGLVLDGHRVFVEEVSYIDNEPKSEIGLKLRSSNVKVVRAVFEHFDYDVLRIDRVSFAGLTKKNLPRGNWRFLTDQEIINLKNV from the coding sequence ATGAACAATAAGGAAGGCAATAATAAAAGAGGTGGTTCTAGACCAAATAGCTCCAGATCAAACTCTAACAAGCCAAAACCTGCCATGCAAAAGCGTGCTCAAGGGCCGAAAAAAGTAAAACCTGCCGTGAAAGCAGCGGAGGAAGAAGCGGCACAAAAACTTAAAAAACAAAATCAGGCACCTAAAAGACAAAAAGCTGCTGACGAAATCCGTTTGAATAAATATATTTCGAATTCAGGAGTTTGCTCACGTCGTGATGCCGACATATACATTCAGTCTGGAAACGTAAAAGTAAATGGCGTTCCGGTTACTGAAATGGGATATTTAGTAAAATTAAATGATGTTGTAAACTTTGACGGTGTTACACTTACTCCTGAGAAGAAAGAATACATCTTGTTGAATAAACCTAAAAACTTTACCACTGCTCTTGACGAAGGTCAGGAATACCGTAATGTTTTAGAATTAGTTCGTGGTTCTACTACAGCTAAAATTGCTCCAATTGGAAGAATGGACAAAAACACAACTGGTTTGTTGTTGTTTACAAATGATACTGATATGATTCGTAAATTTACTTTACCAAGTCAGAAATCATCTAAAATCTATCAGGTTTCTTTAGATAAAAACCTTAAATATGAAGATTTAGAAAAAATCAGTAAAGGTTTAGTTCTTGACGGACACCGCGTTTTTGTAGAAGAAGTGAGTTATATTGACAATGAGCCTAAAAGCGAAATTGGACTTAAATTACGTTCTTCAAATGTAAAAGTGGTTCGTGCCGTTTTTGAACATTTTGATTATGACGTTTTACGTATCGATCGTGTTTCATTTGCAGGTCTTACCAAAAAGAATTTACCAAGAGGTAACTGGCGTTTCCTGACGGATCAAGAAATCATTAATTTGAAAAACGTTTAG
- a CDS encoding diphosphomevalonate/mevalonate 3,5-bisphosphate decarboxylase family protein, which translates to MFTATDFIPNKYTSDIQKGNFEWSAPSNIALVKYWGKKDNQIPANPSVSFTLNNCKTITKLAFEKKDTSASLSVSTSLNATAKDFSFDLLFEGKSKEDFKPKIQKFLERIEVYLPFLKQYHFTIDTQNTFPHSSGIASSASGMAALAMNFMSLEKALNPEMTDDYFFQKASFLARLGSGSACRSVKGKVVVWGNQANIEGSSDLFGVEFPYAIHDNFKNYQDTILLVDKGEKQVSSTVGHDLMHNHPYAERRFAQAHENLDQLIAIFKSGNLDEFIKVVESEALTLHAMMMTSMPYYILMKPNTLQIINAIWKFRNETQIPVCFTLDAGANVHVLYPENVSEKVLQFIQDELVVFCQNGQYICDKIGDGAIAL; encoded by the coding sequence ATGTTTACAGCAACTGATTTTATTCCAAATAAATATACTTCGGATATCCAAAAAGGCAATTTTGAGTGGAGCGCTCCCAGCAATATTGCATTAGTAAAATACTGGGGCAAAAAAGACAATCAGATTCCGGCGAATCCATCTGTGAGTTTTACACTTAACAATTGTAAAACGATTACTAAACTGGCTTTTGAGAAGAAAGACACTTCGGCTTCGCTCAGTGTTTCAACTTCACTCAATGCTACTGCTAAGGATTTTTCTTTTGATTTGCTTTTTGAAGGAAAATCAAAAGAAGATTTTAAACCCAAAATTCAGAAGTTTTTAGAAAGAATCGAAGTATATCTTCCTTTTTTGAAACAATACCATTTTACGATTGACACTCAGAATACCTTTCCGCACAGTTCAGGAATTGCTTCTTCGGCATCTGGAATGGCGGCTTTGGCAATGAACTTTATGAGTCTCGAAAAAGCACTGAATCCTGAAATGACCGACGATTATTTCTTTCAAAAAGCTTCCTTTCTTGCACGTTTAGGTTCGGGAAGCGCCTGCAGAAGTGTAAAAGGAAAAGTGGTTGTTTGGGGAAATCAAGCCAATATTGAAGGAAGTTCTGACTTATTTGGTGTTGAATTTCCGTACGCCATTCATGACAATTTCAAGAATTATCAGGACACTATTTTATTGGTCGATAAAGGCGAAAAACAGGTTTCCAGTACCGTTGGACATGATTTAATGCACAACCATCCGTATGCCGAAAGACGTTTTGCTCAGGCGCATGAAAACCTGGATCAGTTAATTGCCATTTTTAAAAGCGGTAATCTGGACGAATTCATAAAAGTAGTAGAAAGTGAAGCCCTGACTTTACATGCTATGATGATGACTTCTATGCCCTACTATATTTTGATGAAACCAAACACTTTGCAGATTATAAATGCCATCTGGAAATTCAGAAATGAAACTCAGATTCCGGTTTGTTTTACGCTTGATGCTGGGGCAAATGTTCACGTTCTGTATCCCGAAAACGTTAGCGAAAAAGTGTTACAATTTATTCAGGACGAATTAGTTGTATTTTGTCAGAATGGTCAGTACATTTGCGACAAAATTGGAGATGGTGCAATTGCATTATAA
- a CDS encoding DUF456 domain-containing protein: protein MDLILVLLGFVCVIVGIFGSFLPVLPGLSSCWVGLLLLYLTKAVENNYWLLGITLLITVIITILDYVIPAKGTKKFGGSSYGIWGTNIGLIVGILSPIPFGVILGPFFGALIGELIYDSKNHRRALKAATGSLLGFLASGFINFLFCIIFMGIFISIVWQNRSLLF, encoded by the coding sequence ATGGATTTAATATTGGTATTACTTGGTTTTGTATGTGTAATTGTTGGTATTTTTGGTAGTTTTTTACCGGTTTTACCCGGATTATCCAGTTGTTGGGTGGGTTTGTTGTTGTTGTACTTAACTAAGGCTGTCGAAAATAATTATTGGCTCTTGGGAATTACACTTTTGATAACCGTAATTATTACCATTTTGGATTATGTTATTCCTGCCAAGGGAACAAAGAAGTTTGGCGGAAGCTCCTACGGAATTTGGGGTACTAATATTGGATTAATAGTGGGGATTCTCTCTCCAATTCCTTTTGGAGTAATTTTAGGGCCTTTTTTCGGTGCTTTAATCGGGGAGCTTATTTATGATTCCAAAAACCATCGTCGCGCCTTAAAAGCAGCAACAGGATCCTTGTTGGGATTCCTTGCTTCGGGATTTATTAACTTCTTGTTTTGCATCATTTTTATGGGGATTTTCATAAGTATTGTATGGCAGAATCGAAGTTTATTGTTTTAA
- a CDS encoding DUF502 domain-containing protein yields the protein MKSILRIIRTTLVGGILFLVPLAIFFILLEKAYHIVQKITLPLSSHLPKVKILGLALQEIIGLVIIIVICFLAGIVAKTKTAKNLVTKLEDKILSLIPGYSFMKGINENIFGTNDEENLKVILARVDDGWQFAFLIEQINEDHFTVFIPDAPNPMGGGVYFMEKERIKEVPVSQREALQCIRKLGFGSAALLKDVL from the coding sequence ATGAAAAGTATCTTAAGAATTATAAGGACTACTCTTGTGGGAGGAATTCTTTTTTTGGTTCCGCTTGCCATATTTTTTATTCTCCTTGAGAAAGCTTATCATATTGTACAAAAAATAACACTTCCTTTATCGAGTCATTTGCCTAAAGTAAAGATATTAGGATTGGCGCTACAGGAAATAATCGGATTAGTAATCATCATCGTTATCTGTTTTTTAGCAGGTATAGTTGCCAAAACAAAAACGGCAAAAAATCTGGTTACTAAACTTGAGGATAAAATTTTAAGCCTGATTCCGGGATATTCGTTTATGAAAGGCATAAATGAAAACATATTCGGAACTAACGATGAAGAGAATTTAAAAGTAATTTTGGCTCGTGTAGATGATGGTTGGCAATTTGCTTTTTTGATCGAACAAATTAATGAAGACCATTTTACCGTTTTTATTCCGGATGCACCAAATCCAATGGGTGGAGGCGTTTATTTTATGGAAAAAGAACGAATTAAAGAAGTACCGGTTTCACAAAGAGAAGCGCTGCAATGCATAAGAAAACTTGGATTTGGCTCTGCAGCTCTATTAAAAGATGTACTTTAG